From a region of the Candidatus Zymogenaceae bacterium genome:
- the ptsP gene encoding phosphoenolpyruvate--protein phosphotransferase: MERPHIPPNPPGAPEEKTISAHIELVGLAASSGVGIGTARLLERKPAAVGVFSVDDRATERERYLAAINRVGEQLSATAAEAEARFGGDEARIYHAQAELLSATLFQTGIPDTILEKGINSEAVIREEIRLLEEKNHTQPDGSPPPGMSDITDILRQISFALIHDNPHCLILEENSVILADELLPSDMILINGDVVVGLITEKGGPYSHAAIMARSLGIPAVMGVPNAMEIIQSGDQVVVDGSRGRVLIHPNSDELDTYTQQIVRDRTRRDDEKTFATLPAVSKDGVTVSLLANAGRPDDVRSVLKSGAGGIGLFRTELPFLMGEHFVSEDEQYELYRRVVKGMNGLPVTFRTLDIGGDKIIPGTISELEANPFLGLRSVRFSLKHPALLTAQLRAIIRAAAFGPVDVMFPMVTTTGEMDRLSEFFHQVTDDLARKGIVPERTPRMGVMIEVPSAAILSEKLFSRVQFASIGTNDLIQYLLAVDRTNRDVSHLYSPFDPAVLTTIRDVARAAQETNTELSICGEAAADPLSAVVFASFGISILSMEPISIAGVKRAVRAVDLSEAGRIVEEAMTLDSAREVQEYLERELDIDAPR; this comes from the coding sequence ATGGAACGGCCACACATCCCCCCGAACCCGCCGGGAGCACCGGAGGAGAAGACCATATCCGCGCACATCGAGCTCGTCGGTCTCGCCGCCTCGTCCGGCGTCGGGATCGGCACCGCCCGGCTTCTCGAGAGGAAACCCGCCGCCGTCGGCGTCTTTTCCGTGGACGACAGAGCCACTGAAAGGGAGCGGTACCTGGCGGCGATTAACCGGGTCGGCGAGCAGCTGAGCGCCACCGCCGCCGAGGCGGAGGCGCGATTCGGCGGCGACGAGGCCCGAATATACCATGCCCAGGCGGAGCTGCTATCCGCCACGCTGTTTCAAACGGGCATCCCGGATACCATTCTTGAAAAGGGAATAAACTCAGAAGCCGTCATCCGGGAGGAGATACGGCTCCTCGAGGAAAAAAACCACACACAGCCCGACGGATCGCCGCCTCCCGGCATGTCGGATATCACGGATATCCTCCGGCAGATCTCTTTTGCCTTGATTCACGACAATCCCCACTGCCTGATTCTCGAGGAGAACTCGGTGATACTGGCCGACGAGCTCTTGCCGTCCGACATGATTCTCATCAATGGGGACGTCGTGGTCGGCCTGATCACGGAAAAGGGAGGCCCCTACTCCCACGCGGCCATCATGGCCCGCTCCCTGGGAATTCCGGCGGTGATGGGGGTGCCGAACGCGATGGAAATCATTCAGTCTGGAGATCAGGTCGTCGTCGATGGATCCCGGGGCAGGGTGCTGATACATCCGAACAGCGATGAGCTCGATACATATACACAGCAAATCGTCCGGGACCGGACCAGGCGGGACGATGAAAAAACGTTCGCCACGCTCCCGGCGGTCAGTAAAGATGGAGTGACCGTTTCGCTCCTCGCCAACGCCGGAAGACCCGACGACGTCAGGAGCGTCCTGAAATCGGGCGCCGGGGGCATCGGTCTGTTCCGCACGGAGCTTCCCTTCCTGATGGGGGAGCATTTCGTCTCGGAGGATGAGCAGTATGAACTCTACCGACGGGTGGTGAAGGGCATGAATGGTCTCCCGGTGACCTTTCGCACCCTGGATATCGGGGGAGATAAAATCATACCGGGGACTATTAGCGAGCTCGAGGCAAACCCGTTTTTAGGGCTCCGCTCCGTCCGCTTTTCCTTAAAACACCCGGCCCTGCTGACCGCACAGCTCCGAGCGATCATCCGGGCCGCAGCATTCGGTCCGGTGGACGTGATGTTTCCCATGGTGACGACCACGGGTGAGATGGATCGACTCTCGGAATTCTTTCACCAGGTCACGGACGACCTGGCCCGGAAAGGCATCGTTCCCGAAAGGACTCCCCGCATGGGCGTGATGATCGAGGTGCCGAGCGCCGCTATCCTTTCGGAAAAGCTCTTTTCCCGGGTGCAGTTCGCCAGTATCGGCACGAACGATCTCATCCAGTACCTCCTGGCCGTCGACCGGACAAACCGTGACGTCAGCCACCTCTACTCTCCCTTCGACCCGGCGGTGCTCACAACGATCCGGGATGTGGCGCGGGCGGCACAGGAGACCAATACCGAGCTGTCGATATGCGGCGAGGCCGCCGCCGACCCGCTCTCCGCCGTCGTCTTCGCATCCTTCGGCATCTCGATTCTCTCCATGGAGCCGATATCGATCGCCGGGGTGAAGCGGGCCGTGCGGGCCGTGGATCTCTCGGAGGCGGGCAGGATCGTCGAGGAAGCGATGACCCTGGATAGCGCCCGGGAGGTGCAGGAGTATCTCGAACGGGAGTTGGATATCGATGCGCCCCGCTGA
- a CDS encoding MBL fold metallo-hydrolase codes for MPHAYFIITSMPILFEGRSVRLPCLSTLVRHRDNLILFDTGLYGGDELVGALARLGHTPSDVTHVFNTHFHGDHAGANDRFPAAVKIARKDEFLFSRDWLTRFAEATDRMEFVRGDFPHLPDDIVSDRTRGLEDHVDDVLGQWWNDFEKDFTWLEDNPVLPGEITVLETPGHTPYHTSYVFHGETTRLVIAGDALSQRKVINGDAVGFEPHLDLDAHRRSVDLLLSEDGVIVPGHDRPFAHGDIGIKVGKQVVF; via the coding sequence ATGCCGCACGCGTACTTTATTATCACATCGATGCCGATCCTCTTCGAAGGGCGCTCCGTTCGCCTGCCGTGTCTGAGCACCCTCGTCAGGCACCGGGACAACCTGATACTCTTCGATACGGGGCTGTACGGGGGCGACGAACTGGTGGGCGCGCTCGCGCGTCTCGGACATACGCCCTCAGATGTCACCCATGTCTTCAACACCCACTTCCACGGCGACCATGCCGGGGCCAACGACCGATTCCCCGCCGCGGTGAAGATCGCACGGAAGGATGAGTTCCTGTTTTCCCGGGACTGGCTGACCCGCTTCGCCGAGGCGACGGACCGAATGGAATTTGTCAGAGGCGACTTTCCCCATCTGCCCGATGATATCGTCTCCGACCGGACCCGGGGCCTGGAGGATCATGTGGATGACGTGCTGGGTCAATGGTGGAACGATTTCGAGAAGGACTTTACCTGGCTGGAGGATAATCCCGTCCTCCCCGGTGAGATAACCGTGCTGGAGACGCCGGGGCACACGCCGTACCATACGTCATACGTTTTTCACGGCGAGACGACTCGTCTGGTCATCGCCGGAGACGCTCTGAGCCAGAGAAAGGTTATCAACGGGGACGCCGTGGGCTTCGAGCCGCATCTCGATCTCGACGCCCACCGTCGAAGCGTCGACCTCCTCCTCTCGGAGGACGGCGTCATCGTTCCGGGACACGACCGCCCCTTTGCTCACGGAGACATCGGCATCAAGGTGGGTAAACAGGTCGTCTTCTAA
- a CDS encoding GNAT family N-acetyltransferase produces the protein MKRVYIDEFGWQYAFLRGAVKTLRDMLLTYDPKRELFLLAETDIGPVGVMFLKRKSDRIAFLRWLTVTREVRNRGLGKALIECAVGFSRHAGYDSLDLVTVDRLTHAREFYRHQGFIETDRRRDTVWEMDMELCFFTRDLREEAKPSADGTAEKSPAEA, from the coding sequence ATGAAACGGGTGTACATCGACGAATTTGGCTGGCAATACGCCTTTCTTCGCGGGGCGGTAAAGACCCTCAGAGACATGCTCCTGACCTACGATCCGAAGCGTGAGCTGTTCCTGCTGGCGGAAACAGACATCGGGCCTGTGGGTGTCATGTTTTTGAAGAGAAAATCAGACCGCATCGCGTTCCTTCGGTGGCTGACCGTCACCCGGGAGGTCAGAAACCGCGGCCTGGGGAAGGCCCTTATTGAGTGCGCCGTCGGATTTTCCCGGCATGCCGGCTATGACTCCCTGGACCTTGTCACCGTCGACAGATTAACGCATGCACGGGAGTTTTACCGCCACCAGGGATTCATCGAAACCGACCGACGAAGGGACACCGTCTGGGAGATGGACATGGAGCTCTGTTTTTTCACCCGGGATCTACGGGAAGAGGCGAAACCGAGCGCCGACGGCACGGCGGAAAAGAGCCCCGCCGAAGCGTGA